The Ricinus communis isolate WT05 ecotype wild-type chromosome 8, ASM1957865v1, whole genome shotgun sequence sequence GGTCCAATTCTTGTTTGTACAAGAAATGATGATCTTGAAGCTGTTCTTGAAGCTACTCCTAAGTCTAGATGGAACGGTATAAGTTACAATCACCTGATTATTATAAAGATTGAATCTTGTAACTATGTTTTGTCACTATTGGTGGATTGCGTCATTATTGGGATTTTTTGATGTGAAAGTttggattttttctttttgggcaATACCTGTTGGTTTCTATGTGTGCTTGAGTGGTGTTGACAGTCTAGCAGATTTGGTCTTTTTCCAGAACGGAATGCTGGAGCCGTGGCTTGAAAGTAAAGGGCTAGAAGATGCAGACCAAGTGCTGGCATATTTTGCTGTTGCGAAGCTTGGAGAACCTCCTATTGATGGTAAGACCGATACCAATCCTGAAGGACTGACTGCAGCTTATGGAAAATGGGCTGCTGCTGTGGCTTCAAGGTTACATGCTGGTGGCCTATCTTGTAAGGTAAAAGAGGAAGTCTTTTGTAATCATACTTCGAAACTATTTCAGAGACATTCTTTTAATTGACAGGTCCTGATTTCTCgattttgttttctaattaagGTTTGATGGGGTTGGTATAGGAGGTTGACATAAATGAGCTTAGACTTTGTATTTGGAACTTCTAATGCATTATAAGAACTTCAACTATTCTGGAATTAACAGTGATGTGTTGATGCATTTTCTCTCGAACCTTTATTTTGAAAGCTCAGTCAAGCATATTTCTGTTCTTGAATCAGATCCTTGACAAGGACGCTTTTCAGAAGCAAATGTTAGAGAAGTTGATCTGGATTGCAGCATTCATGCTTGTTGGAGCTCGTCATCCAGGAGCAACTGTTGGTGCTGTGGAGAAGGAATACCGATCTGAGGTAATACTGGCTTTCACAGTGATATATTTGGAAGCATCGGATTTGGTTTTTTCCATATCAATTGTGTACTGCTGTGCTGAATTGAAATATGAGTGAGTTCCATATGATTTAAGTGTAATCAGCTCGGTGGTAGTAAATCTGACGAGTTCGTGATGTTTGTAGATTCCATATATAATAGAGTGCTTCTTTATGGTGTATGGCCTATGTTGTAGCATTACTCCAGTTAGATGATATAACTGTGATACTAGATGTTTCCTAAGCATCGTTacattattttacttttcttctGAAATGTTGGTATGTAAATGAAGATCTGGACTTAAGGAATGATTTGATTGATGTCATGCACGCTTCAGAATACAGATGGGATAGAATCATGATATGGAAGTTGTTACTGGAATTTTGTTCCATATATAACTTGGCTATTCATAGGATTTTTGACCACTGGTTTTTTTTATGGACATGATTCCTCCTTAGTGCATTAGACTGCTAGTGTGTCACATTTCAGTTGCATGTTCATgatcaattttaattcatttaccAATTTGGTTGGTCAATGAGTATTAGTGGCATTGATGAGATGAATTTTCCTTGCACCAACTCAATTTGTGGACCCTTCTATCTCCTAAATGTCACAGATGTCTAAGCAGCGGTAACAAGCATATTGAGTTGATACTGATATTTTTGCTTTCAGGTTTCTAGCCTTATTGCAGAACTTGCATCTGCAGCATCTGCAGAAAAAGGGATAGTATTTGAAAATGGTGTTGAGGAAAGATTATGTGCTTACTCAAGAGCTGTTGCCCACTTCCCAACAGCTGTGAAAGAGGTAAGTTTGTACATACCTTAGGCTTTTGAGGATGTATGGATTCTGCTTGTCCATATTGCCTGTTAACTCTCAAATAACTTGGTGTTATATTAAGAGGTGGGATTGAATTCTCCTTACATACTTGGAATAAGAAGGGTAGAGAGAGAGGATAGAGTCGCCTCTCATTGTACAGTACAAACATGGGGAAAAACatatctcattttaaatttttattcttgcaGTTCAAATGGAGGAATGGCTGGTTCTATTCTCTCTCTGAGAAAGCCATTGCTGAAGGGAAACCCGATCCTTGTCCCCTGCATACAGCCTGGCTTAAGGAGCTAAAAGTTATATAGACTATTAGCATTTCACTTTAGTTATGAACTAAAACACATTTCTTAGGAGTGCCTGTAGAAAATACCGGAATATGTTTTCTTCCGCTTCCTTGACATGGAAGTTCATTGTAATTCATTGCATATTTTGATCTCTGTTTGCAATTTGGCTGCTGAAACTTGTTCtcacctctctctctctctctgttaCACACGCACACCAGATACACTTTAGCATGCTAAGAAACCAGATTGATGAAGCTGCATCGGACTTCATTTCCATGAGTTACCAAGTTTGAGGCTACTCTATCACAGTTTTAGAAATGGACCACAAAGAAATGATAAAAACTAACCGGCAAGTCTTATCTAGCACCAAAACAAACCGAGGGGGTTGCCcaattcaaatatatatttacaacaTAACAGCCCAATAACTATGACTAGACGATGTCACTTttaacacaaaataataaacaatgCTAGTAGGCATAAGCATACTGAATTACAACAAACCATGCAAATACTAAGCTTCGTACAATggctttttcttctttcatgaGAAACAGGCATGACATCAATATGTATTATCAGTCGCCCATTCAAACAACTTAGTCATGGTCAAGTACTACAATCTCTGTCATATTGACAATTTAAGTTATATACTTGAATATTGAAATGACAAAATTTAGGATACAGTAATAAATCAGTAGGCAATAATTAGTAGCTTAAAATATATTCGATTCGCAATCTGCTTTTGGTTTAATATTATCGACTTACCTCCACTACAAACAAAACCCTCTTCAAGTTCCTTCTGCTTTTGCTTAACTGTAGCTCAGCTCTTGCCTTACttagaaaaacttaaatttcTCATCCAATAAGATATAAATactctttcttattttatgaAGAAGCCCTGCCCaagggaaaaaagaataagaaaagagaCAGAAATATCATAGATGCTGAAGGTTCagttattaaattaatgattTGACATGAGTTTCTGATTTCAGGTGTGTAGTCTTATGAAAGAACTTGCATCTGCATAAAAAGGGATAGTGTTTGATAAAGGTGTCGAGGAAAGATCATGTGCTTATCCAGGGCTGTTGGCCACCTTCCAGCAGCTGTTAGAGAGGCAAAAGTCTTCTTTCACAGCTTATGTTTTTGAACCTTAGTGGACTACTACGGATTCCAATTCCTATATGCTAATCTGTTATCTTAGCTGTGAAATGCAACTTGGTTAATTACTTAAAGAGGCAATAAGAAAGAGACcatagaagaaaaagaatctcATTTAGAATCTTACTTGTTGCAGTTCAAATGGAGGAATGGCTGGTTATACTCCTTGTCTCAAAAAGCAATTGCTGAAGGGAAACCTGATCCTTGTCCCTTATACACATCCTGGCTAAAGGAGTTAAAAATCATGGAGGTTATTCATTTCATTTGCAGTTTTTCCTATGTATTCTTAGAGAGCAAGTGCAGATACTTTTCGAGCTTACTGCCTAAaaatcctttctttttcttttttagtagagaagaagaaataaattccATTGGCACTGATGAGTTCCTAGCCAAAGAGGGTACATGTGAGGCAATGGAAAGATGATTCGACTTGCAAAACAGAAGAAGCCTTTTTGATGCTTGCTTAAGTCAGTATCTGACTGCGAGAGATAAAATGAGCTTTTTCCTTTGTGcttttttttccttgtaaTATAGTCTCAATATGAAGGAGACTTGTAGCATTCTTTTTTACAGTAAACTTATTAAGAATTTTGTTAGTTCATATTTTAAACAACCGAATTGTCATACTATACCGAATATAGATTCGGATTAGGTATATTCAGTTTGGctattatcaatttaattgcCAATCTCAAACTATTGGATTCCAAAAAGGATTCTTGatttctcaattaattaatttaacaaacTTAAAAAAGCAACCTTAGCAAATAAGGTTGATTCATTTATTGGGGGAAATGAAATTGCATTACTTGGCTTAGATGATAATACCCATGTACTCTGCTGGATTTTAATCCCTTAAATATTGAAGGTATGTCTTCCATATGGCATTTGTCTAATTATTCTCATTGATTTAATCAGAATTGGCTTGACAAGCATAGTCTGATTCTCCCCCCCACTGGCTTTACCCCACTATTTCATCGGCTATGGGAAATGTGGGAACTATATCCACGGGTACCTGAAAAAAGGAGGAAGAGACAAAACAATTCTTAAGTCTTTGCAAAATCAATTCATTTGGTCATAAAATATTGACACTACTTACACATACCGTATAACATATACTTGCGATAAAGAGTTTCTAAGCTGTGAATGAGAAATCTTGTTTTACCAAGCATAGAAGTGTAGTCCCATACATTATTTGGCGGCACAAATTTTTGACCCAAAAAACTAatcatttaattcattttctgAAAACATTCAAGTGCCTGCCTCTTGTCACGGGCTTGGTGTTTTCTACCAACGAACCGTGC is a genomic window containing:
- the LOC8280278 gene encoding uncharacterized protein LOC8280278, with the translated sequence MAPITLSLSSCFIIKPTSKFTFLSTKIITKPQKISILAMATTPAATVSPAVIVGGGRVGRALQEMGNGQDLLVKRGEPVPLDFEGPILVCTRNDDLEAVLEATPKSRWNDLVFFQNGMLEPWLESKGLEDADQVLAYFAVAKLGEPPIDGKTDTNPEGLTAAYGKWAAAVASRLHAGGLSCKILDKDAFQKQMLEKLIWIAAFMLVGARHPGATVGAVEKEYRSEVSSLIAELASAASAEKGIVFENGVEERLCAYSRAVAHFPTAVKEFKWRNGWFYSLSEKAIAEGKPDPCPLHTAWLKELKVI